CGATGCGTAATCATGACTGTCTCCATTGCATTATTATTCACATAACGAGATATTTCCTTCGCAGCCTGATAACCATCTTGATTTGGACTACCATCATCTATAAAAATAATCTCGTGAACAGTATACTCCTGAGCTAGAATGGAATGTACGCAATCTGTAATACTTTCTGGTGATTCATTATAAGAAGGCACAATAACACTTACTTTTTTATTTTCGCCCACATCATCTTGGTACGCACGATAAAAAAAGGATAAAAATAATTTTAACAACGTATATAATAATGGTACTGCCATTAGCATACTTGTAATCATTCCCCAGTTTGTGTAAACAACAATACATATGTAAAACATCAAACCACTACAGACTGCAATAATTGCTAAAAACAGCAATCGCGACCAGACTGTCTCCTCTGTTCTATATTTGTATTCTTTCTCTAAGACTTTCTCTTGTTCCCCCACAGAAATCAGCATTCTCAACTCCTTTTGTTTTTTGAATATTTAGAAAATATTTTATAGAATAATGAATAATCACTTTTTTTAATCCAGAGCTCTTAAAAATCATGTGGTACACTCCTACTACAAACTCCTCTCACGTCTAGATTCATTCACCTTAAAAGTTCCTAAAAATGTAAATATCCACTTACTTAATTCATTATACCCTCATAAACCTAACTATTCAAGCTCTCAGAGAAAAATTCACAATATATACATAAACAGGGTGATTTAATGCAATGGTGACGCTAACAATACTAGCATTTATTGTTAAAAATTAAACCTTATATAAATGTAGTAAAAAAGCACTTAATCAAAAAGATTAAGTGCTTTGATGTTTATATTATCACTTTCCAAAATCATACTTATCTACTACATACACATCATACCAAATCATAAAGATAACAACCGTCCAAATTTTACGGCTATAGTCTTGTTTTCCAGCACAATGATCTTCAAGCAATTGTAAGACATACTTTTTATTAATTAAATCGTCTGTTGGTGAATCGCGAATAATATCTTTAACCCACTGATTCATCTCATCTTTCAACCAATGGCGAATCGGCACTGGAAATCCAAGTTTACGACGATTTAGAACATGTTCTGGCACGAAGGATTCTGCTGCTTTACGCAAGACGTATTTCGTCGTACCATTCGTTGTTTTAAGCGATGCAGGAACGTCTTTGGCCACTCGGAATACTTCTTTATCCAAGAAAGGTACTCGAACTTCAAGTGAATTAGCCATCGTCATACGGTCTGCTTTCAATAAGATATCGCCACGCATCCACGTATGAATATCGATATATTGCATCCGTTCCACTGGATTGTAACCAACTGTTTCAGCGTATAACGGATCTGTAATTTTTGTATAATCGTGTCCTGATTGATATTTCGGTAGCAAAATTTTCTTCTCAGCTTCTGTAAACATCTTCGCGTTACCAATATAACGTTCTTCCATCGGCGTTGTTCCGCGTTCTAAGAAACTCTTACCGCGCATTCCTTCTGGCATGACGTTCGCAACACCGCGTAGCATCGATTTCAAAGCTCCTGGCATCTTGTTAAACATAGATAGGGAATTCGGCTCGTTATAGATATTATATCCACCAAAAAGCTCATCCGCGCCCTCTCCTGATAAAGCTACAGTCACGTGCTTACGCGCCTCGCGAGATAGGAAATACAATGGAATCGCAGCTGGATCTGCCAACGGGTCATCCATATGCCAAACAATTTTCGGCAATTCATCCATATATTCTTGCGGTGTAATAATGTAGCTAATGTTTTCAACGCCAAGTTTTTCAGCGGTTTCTTTCGCAACGTCGACTTCACTAAAACCATCGCGCTCAAAGCCAACAGAAAAAGTTTTAATCGCTGGATGGTATTCTTTTGCAATCGCCGCAATAATCGAGGAATCGATACCGCCAGACAAGAACGAACCGACTGGCACGTCACTGCGCATATGCATTTTTACAGAGTCATACATCACATCGCGAATCTCTTTAATGAACGTGTCCTCAGATTTAGCCACTGGTTGGAATTTTGCTTTCCAATATTGGCTAATCTTCATGGACTCACCTAGATTTTTAGTGAAATAATGTCCCGGTTCTAAGCGTTTAATACCTTGCGTTAACGAATCAGGCTCTGGGACGAATTGGAAAGTCATATAATTTTGCAAAGATACTTCATCCAATTTTGTGGATTTAAGAGCGTGCAAGATTGATTTCTTCTCTGATCCCATGTAAAGTTTTCCATCCTCTTCAGCATAGAAAAATGGCTTGATACCAAACGGATCGCGGGCACCGTAAATTTTCTCTTCTTGCTTATCCCAAATAACAAAACCAAACATACCGCGCAATTGTTCCGCCGTTTTTTCCTTGTATTTGGCATATGTAGCAATAATAACTTCCGTATCACTGCTCGTCTCAAATGTCATGCCTTCGTTCACTAAGTTTTCGCGCAGTTCCACGTAATTATAAATTTCACCATTAAAAATTATCCAATACCGTTCATTTTCATACGTCAGCGGCTGATGACCATTCTCTACATCAATAATACTTAAGCGACGGAAACCAAACTGAACATGTTCATCCGTAAAATAACCCTCATCATCCGGGCCACGGTGAGTAATCATGTCATTCATTTCTTTAAATGTTTGTTTCTCTTCGCCAGTAATCTCAGCAATGCGGTCATGCACGCATCCAATAAATCCACACATCGTCACATTTCTCCTCTATTTTCAACTATTTAAGTTCTCTTTTTCAACAACGTCTATCATATCATAAATAGGGTTTGTTTGAACAGCATCCCGCAAAAAAAGACGGTTAGAATTGGTGTATAACCCCGATAAATCGGCGGCAAGCTTTCGCATTCAAGAGGTTTGGCGGACTTCCGGTTCTCACATACACCAGTATGCTCCGCTTCCAGCTTCCACCAAACCTCTTGAATACAAACGCTTTCGCTCGATTTGTTTGAAGCAAAATTTACGTCTTACCAAAAAAAATGGGATTCGTCCTATCTCAAAAATAATCAATGATATTGCAATTTTATCATGATTCGACTTCCTTCTAACCTATTTCTAAGTCTCTTGCAAAAAAAAATCGTATTTTATGTACATCTAAAAATCCATTACAAAACCACAAAGGGCCGCCAAATGCTTAGCTCCTAGGCAAAAGCGAGTACCTACGCGGAATGTACTAAAGTACATGAGCATCGGAACACAGCTTTTAACGAAGGAGATAAGCGTTTGGCGGCCACTGGGTGCTTTTTAATTTTCCGTATGTTTCAATACTGGACGGTCATGAAGTGGTTGAACTTTACGATTGTTACCATCATAGTATTTGTTGAATTCTGCAATTTGTTCTTTTGAAAC
The sequence above is drawn from the Listeria weihenstephanensis genome and encodes:
- the asnB gene encoding asparagine synthase (glutamine-hydrolyzing), translating into MCGFIGCVHDRIAEITGEEKQTFKEMNDMITHRGPDDEGYFTDEHVQFGFRRLSIIDVENGHQPLTYENERYWIIFNGEIYNYVELRENLVNEGMTFETSSDTEVIIATYAKYKEKTAEQLRGMFGFVIWDKQEEKIYGARDPFGIKPFFYAEEDGKLYMGSEKKSILHALKSTKLDEVSLQNYMTFQFVPEPDSLTQGIKRLEPGHYFTKNLGESMKISQYWKAKFQPVAKSEDTFIKEIRDVMYDSVKMHMRSDVPVGSFLSGGIDSSIIAAIAKEYHPAIKTFSVGFERDGFSEVDVAKETAEKLGVENISYIITPQEYMDELPKIVWHMDDPLADPAAIPLYFLSREARKHVTVALSGEGADELFGGYNIYNEPNSLSMFNKMPGALKSMLRGVANVMPEGMRGKSFLERGTTPMEERYIGNAKMFTEAEKKILLPKYQSGHDYTKITDPLYAETVGYNPVERMQYIDIHTWMRGDILLKADRMTMANSLEVRVPFLDKEVFRVAKDVPASLKTTNGTTKYVLRKAAESFVPEHVLNRRKLGFPVPIRHWLKDEMNQWVKDIIRDSPTDDLINKKYVLQLLEDHCAGKQDYSRKIWTVVIFMIWYDVYVVDKYDFGK